The following are encoded together in the Pseudomonas xantholysinigenes genome:
- a CDS encoding DUF3944 domain-containing protein, which produces MAYREDLDLEFLARLDSESLNDLVYCLVHDKDGSVRLTEELTSNEVYKAWYPDHQRYWKQIAAEVQCFGGNTLATLFRGGKGVLYREVLEDVCDKLKVNYSKNSTAEKIEQNLLMKILTDALENMTPEQLKELADSIGVTNVNLLTPEAMVGIFQAVFRAGGFKSFQLTVIIVNAVLKVLIGRGLTFAGGATLTRTMAVLTGPIGWVITGAWTMVDIASPAYRVTIPAVIQIAALRQKALYDKQAEQIAFA; this is translated from the coding sequence ATGGCCTACAGAGAAGACCTGGACCTTGAGTTCCTCGCCCGACTGGACTCGGAGTCGCTCAATGATCTGGTGTATTGCCTGGTACACGACAAGGACGGCAGCGTCCGCCTGACCGAAGAGTTGACCAGCAACGAGGTGTACAAAGCCTGGTACCCGGACCACCAGCGCTACTGGAAGCAGATCGCCGCCGAAGTGCAGTGCTTCGGCGGCAACACCCTGGCCACCCTGTTCCGTGGCGGCAAGGGCGTGCTCTACCGCGAAGTCCTCGAAGACGTCTGCGACAAGCTGAAGGTCAACTACAGCAAGAACTCGACCGCCGAGAAAATCGAGCAGAACCTGCTGATGAAGATCCTCACCGACGCCCTGGAAAACATGACGCCAGAGCAGTTGAAGGAGCTGGCCGACTCGATCGGCGTGACCAATGTCAACCTGCTTACGCCCGAGGCCATGGTCGGGATCTTCCAGGCCGTGTTCCGCGCAGGCGGCTTCAAGTCGTTCCAGCTCACGGTGATCATCGTCAACGCCGTGCTCAAGGTGTTGATCGGGCGCGGCCTGACCTTCGCCGGCGGCGCCACCCTGACCCGGACCATGGCAGTGCTGACCGGCCCGATCGGCTGGGTGATCACCGGCGCCTGGACCATGGTCGACATCGCCAGCCCGGCGTATCGAGTGACCATCCCGGCCGTCATCCAGATCGCCGCGCTGCGCCAGAAAGCCCTCTACGACAAACAGGCCGAGCAGATCGCCTTCGCCTGA
- a CDS encoding purine-cytosine permease family protein, producing MSSKPVIERRSIDYIPESERHGRVYSQFTLWLGANLQITAIVTGALAVVLGGDVFWSLIGLFIGQLVGGAVMALHAAQGPRLGLPQMISSRVQFGVYGAAIPMALVCLMYLGFTATGTVLSGQAIGQLLSVSDSAGILIFAGVIVLATLAGYRVIHWIGRLASVLGIIAFVYLFSRILLLADIGQLLDNRHFSWASFLLAVSLAASWQIAFGPYVADYSRYLPSSTSPLKTFLAAGLGSVIGAQASMVLGVFAAAIAGGQFSGREVAYIVGLGGAGTTAALLYFCIAFGKVTISTLNSYGSFMCIATIISGFRGHLQISRMQRLVFVLGIVGAATLVALLGQHSFLSAFKSFILFLLTFFVPWSAVNLVDYYFITKERYDIPALADPDGRYGRWNWPGIGVYTFGVLVQMPFIDTKLYTGPMVAHLGGVDVSWLIGLVVPSLLYYCVARGKAAQAPARIVVPEGH from the coding sequence ATGTCCAGCAAACCTGTGATCGAGCGCCGCTCGATCGACTACATCCCGGAATCCGAACGCCATGGACGCGTCTACAGCCAGTTCACCCTGTGGCTGGGTGCCAACCTGCAGATCACCGCGATCGTCACCGGCGCCCTGGCCGTGGTGCTCGGCGGCGATGTGTTCTGGTCGCTGATCGGCCTGTTCATCGGGCAGCTGGTCGGCGGCGCGGTGATGGCCCTGCACGCCGCCCAGGGGCCACGCCTGGGGCTGCCGCAGATGATCTCCAGCCGCGTGCAGTTCGGCGTCTATGGCGCGGCCATCCCGATGGCCCTGGTATGCCTGATGTACCTGGGTTTCACCGCCACCGGCACGGTGCTTTCCGGCCAGGCCATCGGCCAGTTGCTGAGTGTCAGCGACAGCGCCGGCATCCTGATCTTCGCCGGGGTCATCGTGCTGGCGACCCTGGCCGGCTACCGGGTGATCCACTGGATCGGCCGCCTGGCCAGCGTGCTGGGGATCATTGCCTTCGTCTACCTGTTCAGCCGCATCCTGCTGCTGGCCGACATCGGCCAGTTGCTCGACAACCGGCATTTCAGCTGGGCCAGCTTCCTGCTGGCGGTGTCGTTGGCCGCGTCCTGGCAGATCGCCTTCGGCCCCTACGTGGCCGATTACTCGCGCTACCTGCCGAGCAGCACCTCGCCGCTCAAGACCTTTCTCGCCGCCGGCCTGGGCTCGGTGATCGGCGCCCAGGCCTCGATGGTCCTCGGCGTGTTCGCCGCGGCGATTGCCGGCGGCCAGTTCTCCGGGCGCGAAGTGGCCTACATCGTCGGCCTCGGCGGCGCCGGCACCACGGCGGCGCTGCTGTACTTCTGCATCGCCTTCGGCAAGGTGACCATCTCCACCCTCAACAGCTACGGCAGCTTCATGTGCATCGCCACCATCATCAGTGGTTTTCGCGGCCACCTGCAGATCAGTCGGATGCAGCGCCTGGTGTTCGTGCTTGGCATCGTCGGAGCCGCCACGCTGGTGGCGCTGCTGGGCCAGCATTCGTTCCTCAGCGCGTTCAAGTCGTTCATCCTGTTCCTGCTGACCTTCTTCGTGCCCTGGAGCGCAGTGAACCTGGTGGACTACTACTTCATCACCAAGGAACGCTACGACATCCCGGCGCTGGCCGATCCTGACGGGCGCTATGGGCGCTGGAACTGGCCGGGGATCGGCGTGTACACCTTCGGCGTGCTGGTGCAGATGCCCTTCATCGATACCAAGCTGTACACCGGGCCCATGGTCGCGCACCTGGGTGGGGTGGATGTGTCCTGGTTGATCGGCTTGGTGGTGCCGAGCCTGCTGTATTACTGCGTGGCGCGTGGCAAGGCCGCTCAGGCGCCGGCGCGGATCGTGGTGCCTGAGGGGCACTGA
- a CDS encoding substrate-binding domain-containing protein: protein MPRLLPILLCLLPGLAFAEPVQLRLQGSNTIGAALGPALVRGLLQAQGASAIGTLPGAQANETQIRARDHDGQPLRIDIAAHGTSTGFTALANGEADLAAASRPISDREALQLQTLGDLRGANAEQVIGLDGVAVIVHPDNPLPQLTTTQLAQVFSGQLQRWEQLGVPGGAIHLYARDDRSGTFETFKALVLDPEHEQLSTQALRFESADALAAQVKADRQAIGFSGLATVHGAKVLAVAAGDAPALPPSRALVASEDYPLSRRLFFYLPANAKPQARALAEFAQSPAGQAIVAEQGFVSQQIKALPVPSQADMPPRYRALASEAQRLSVNFRFQEGSAGLDNKALRDVQRVSDYLRQAGKLHGQAVLVGFGDPKDTPGRAALLSRLRAMAVRRELAREGVQVKDVAGMGDELPVAGNDLEQGRQRNRRVEVWVY from the coding sequence ATGCCTCGCCTGCTTCCCATCCTGCTGTGTCTGTTGCCGGGCCTGGCCTTCGCCGAGCCTGTGCAACTGCGCCTGCAGGGTTCCAACACCATCGGCGCCGCCCTCGGTCCGGCCTTGGTTCGTGGCCTGCTGCAAGCCCAGGGAGCCAGCGCCATCGGCACCCTGCCCGGCGCCCAGGCCAACGAAACCCAGATCCGCGCCCGCGACCACGACGGCCAGCCGCTGCGCATCGACATCGCCGCCCATGGCACGAGCACCGGTTTCACTGCCCTGGCCAACGGCGAGGCCGACCTGGCCGCCGCCTCACGCCCGATCAGCGACCGCGAAGCCCTGCAACTTCAGACGCTGGGCGATTTGCGCGGCGCCAACGCCGAGCAAGTCATCGGCCTGGATGGCGTGGCGGTGATCGTGCACCCGGACAACCCACTGCCGCAGCTGACCACCACACAGCTGGCCCAGGTGTTTTCTGGCCAGTTGCAGCGCTGGGAGCAACTGGGCGTTCCCGGCGGCGCCATCCACCTGTACGCCCGCGACGACCGTTCCGGAACCTTCGAGACCTTCAAGGCGCTGGTGCTCGACCCCGAGCATGAGCAACTGTCGACGCAAGCTCTGCGCTTTGAGTCGGCCGACGCGCTGGCCGCGCAGGTCAAGGCCGACCGCCAGGCCATCGGCTTCAGCGGCCTGGCCACGGTGCATGGGGCCAAGGTCCTGGCGGTGGCCGCGGGCGATGCCCCCGCCCTGCCGCCCAGCCGCGCACTGGTGGCCAGCGAGGACTACCCGCTGTCGCGCCGGTTGTTCTTCTACCTGCCGGCCAATGCCAAGCCCCAGGCACGGGCCTTGGCCGAATTCGCCCAGAGCCCGGCGGGCCAGGCCATCGTCGCCGAGCAGGGCTTCGTTTCGCAGCAGATCAAGGCCCTGCCGGTACCCAGCCAGGCCGACATGCCGCCGCGCTACCGCGCCCTGGCCAGCGAAGCACAGCGCCTGAGCGTGAACTTCCGTTTCCAGGAAGGCAGCGCCGGCCTCGACAACAAGGCCCTGCGCGACGTGCAGCGGGTCAGCGACTACCTGCGCCAGGCCGGCAAGCTACACGGCCAGGCCGTGCTGGTGGGCTTCGGCGACCCCAAGGACACCCCAGGCCGCGCCGCCCTGCTGTCGCGCCTGCGAGCCATGGCCGTGCGCCGCGAACTGGCCCGCGAAGGGGTGCAGGTCAAGGATGTGGCCGGGATGGGCGACGAACTGCCGGTGGCCGGCAACGACCTGGAGCAAGGGCGCCAGCGTAACCGCCGGGTTGAGGTGTGGGTGTACTGA
- a CDS encoding ATP-binding protein translates to MIRRVLGRDTLRRRIALTIFAALLASLALNALFVQLAGNWARPPIERTGLLEQIAVTTRMIETAPAELREQLAQAASSSALQVTWQARRAGLALPGAGILLDSATDPDLRALYGATRHMEVFNPDDWPAGSPDAHYMALLRLADGSWLAFVPPERSWGLSVEARIAVVLGLGLIATLLVAWLATRQLANPLQRFAGAVRRFGGDLQAPPIAIEGPEEIRQAIIAFNIMQAQIQHFIRERTHMLAAISHDLRAPLTRLRLRSEFMEDKEHQAKLVRDVEEMQTMINAALAFFREGTQVEQRTAYDLSELLQTLVDDYRDQGIAVGFYGPAHLVHDGRPLATKRVIVNLLENAVKYAKAPRIALSRGEHRIVIEVGDEGPGIPEEALQRVFDPFFRLEGSRNRDTGGVGLGLSAARASIREQGGELTLRNRAGGGLLARAELPDEH, encoded by the coding sequence GTGATCCGCCGCGTGCTGGGCCGCGATACCCTCAGGCGCCGCATCGCCCTGACCATCTTCGCCGCGCTGCTGGCGTCGCTGGCGCTCAACGCGCTGTTCGTCCAGCTCGCGGGTAATTGGGCACGGCCACCGATCGAGCGCACCGGGCTGCTCGAACAGATCGCCGTGACCACCCGGATGATCGAGACGGCACCTGCCGAGTTGCGCGAGCAACTGGCGCAGGCGGCGAGCAGCTCGGCGCTGCAGGTGACCTGGCAGGCGCGCCGGGCGGGATTGGCGTTGCCTGGCGCCGGCATTCTGCTTGATTCTGCCACCGATCCAGACCTGCGCGCCTTGTATGGCGCGACGCGGCACATGGAAGTCTTCAACCCTGACGACTGGCCTGCTGGCAGCCCCGATGCCCACTACATGGCGCTGCTGCGATTGGCCGATGGCAGCTGGCTGGCGTTCGTGCCGCCTGAGCGTAGCTGGGGCCTGAGTGTCGAGGCGCGGATCGCGGTGGTGCTGGGGCTCGGGCTGATCGCCACCTTGCTGGTGGCCTGGCTCGCCACGCGGCAACTGGCCAATCCGCTGCAACGCTTCGCCGGTGCCGTGCGCCGTTTCGGCGGCGACCTGCAGGCACCGCCGATTGCCATCGAAGGCCCGGAGGAGATTCGCCAGGCGATCATCGCCTTCAACATCATGCAGGCGCAGATCCAGCATTTCATCCGCGAGCGCACCCATATGCTTGCGGCGATCTCCCACGACCTGCGCGCGCCGCTGACCCGTCTGCGCTTGCGCAGCGAGTTCATGGAAGACAAGGAACACCAGGCCAAGCTGGTGCGGGATGTGGAGGAAATGCAGACGATGATCAACGCCGCCCTGGCGTTCTTCCGCGAAGGCACGCAGGTGGAGCAGCGCACCGCCTACGATCTGTCGGAACTGTTGCAGACCCTGGTCGACGATTACCGCGACCAGGGGATCGCCGTCGGTTTCTATGGCCCGGCGCACCTGGTGCACGATGGGCGCCCGCTGGCGACCAAGCGGGTGATCGTCAACCTGTTGGAGAATGCCGTGAAGTATGCGAAAGCCCCGCGGATTGCCTTGAGCCGTGGTGAGCACCGCATTGTCATCGAGGTCGGCGACGAGGGGCCCGGCATTCCCGAGGAGGCATTGCAACGGGTATTCGATCCCTTCTTCCGCCTGGAAGGTTCGCGTAACCGTGACACCGGCGGGGTGGGGCTGGGCCTGTCGGCGGCGCGGGCGAGCATCCGCGAGCAAGGGGGCGAGCTGACCTTGCGCAACCGTGCCGGCGGGGGGCTGCTGGCGCGGGCCGAGTTGCCCGACGAGCACTGA
- a CDS encoding response regulator: MSRLLIVDDDVEILALLKKFFVQHGYDVDLAAEGQAMWAAIAEQRPDTLILDLMLPGEGGLSLCQKVRAQTGIPIIMLTGMAELSDRIIGLELGADDYLTKPFDPRELLARVRALQRRAGEPSVPVDAARPLIGFAGWQLDITCRELRSPEQVMIPLSGAEFDLLVVFLEHPQRILGREQLIDLTRGHGHDAYDRSIDVQVSRLRRKIEPDSKRPELIRTVRNGGYLFTAKVSRS; the protein is encoded by the coding sequence GTGAGCCGACTGCTGATCGTCGACGACGATGTGGAAATCCTCGCCTTGCTGAAGAAGTTCTTCGTCCAGCACGGCTACGACGTGGACCTGGCCGCCGAGGGGCAGGCGATGTGGGCGGCGATTGCCGAGCAGCGCCCGGACACCCTGATCCTCGACCTGATGCTACCGGGCGAGGGCGGCCTGAGCCTGTGCCAGAAGGTCCGCGCGCAGACCGGCATCCCGATCATCATGCTGACCGGCATGGCCGAGCTGAGCGATCGCATCATCGGCCTGGAGCTGGGCGCCGATGACTACCTGACCAAGCCCTTCGACCCCCGCGAACTGCTCGCCCGGGTGCGGGCCCTGCAGCGGCGCGCCGGCGAACCCAGCGTGCCGGTCGACGCGGCGCGGCCATTGATCGGTTTCGCCGGCTGGCAACTGGATATCACCTGTCGCGAGCTGCGCTCGCCCGAGCAGGTGATGATCCCGTTGTCCGGCGCCGAGTTTGATCTGTTGGTGGTGTTTCTCGAGCACCCGCAGCGCATTCTCGGCCGTGAGCAATTGATCGATCTGACCCGTGGTCATGGGCATGATGCCTATGACCGCAGCATCGATGTGCAGGTCAGCCGCCTGCGGCGCAAGATCGAGCCGGACAGCAAGCGCCCGGAGCTGATCCGCACCGTGCGCAACGGTGGCTACCTGTTCACCGCCAAGGTCAGCCGCTCGTGA
- a CDS encoding DUF3313 domain-containing protein, translated as MSRVPALALAVVGTLALAACGSNRTPQAGYLPDYSRLAPLKTASGGQVLGWTDPRWPRGRYIEVYLAPSRFYPAPIPTTRIPQATLEHISHYYDQALRAELGKVMTLVERPGPNTLVVRPAITRVSADTQGLRFYEWLPITLVAAGVSSAAGIRDRDSQVASELVFESGTSGRVIAQAMLSGTGVPLENDRQVMSADNVKTVLDGWASDVRQTFVQQHR; from the coding sequence GTGAGCCGCGTGCCCGCCCTCGCCCTGGCAGTGGTCGGCACCCTCGCCCTGGCGGCCTGCGGCAGCAACCGTACGCCGCAAGCCGGATACCTGCCCGACTACAGCCGCCTGGCCCCACTCAAGACTGCCTCAGGAGGGCAAGTGCTCGGCTGGACCGATCCGCGCTGGCCACGTGGGCGCTATATCGAGGTCTACCTGGCGCCCAGCCGGTTCTATCCCGCGCCCATACCGACAACGCGCATCCCCCAGGCGACCCTCGAACACATCAGCCATTACTACGACCAGGCACTGCGCGCCGAGCTGGGCAAGGTCATGACGCTGGTCGAGCGCCCCGGGCCCAATACCCTGGTGGTCAGGCCGGCCATCACCCGGGTCAGCGCCGATACCCAGGGCCTGCGCTTCTACGAGTGGCTGCCGATCACCCTGGTCGCGGCCGGGGTCAGCAGCGCCGCGGGCATCCGCGACCGCGACAGCCAGGTCGCCTCCGAACTGGTCTTCGAGTCCGGCACCAGCGGCCGGGTGATTGCCCAAGCGATGCTCAGCGGCACAGGCGTGCCACTGGAAAACGACCGCCAGGTAATGAGCGCCGACAACGTCAAGACCGTGCTCGACGGCTGGGCCAGCGACGTGCGCCAGACCTTTGTGCAGCAACATCGCTAG
- the aat gene encoding leucyl/phenylalanyl-tRNA--protein transferase — protein MLTWLTRDSLAFPPLAKALHEPNGLLAAGGDLSPERLVAAYRHGCFPWYQDGQPILWWSPDPRTVLFPDELHVSRSLAKLMRQGRYQVSFDRDFAAVIAACAAPRDYADGTWITDTLRAAYCELHRLGIAHSVEVYQGDELVGGLYGLAMGRLFFGESMFSRADNASKVGFVTLVQHLRQAGFVLIDCQMPTNHLHSLGARAISRASFAEHLASYLDQPNGASWVA, from the coding sequence ATGCTGACCTGGCTGACCCGCGACTCACTGGCCTTCCCGCCCCTGGCAAAGGCCCTGCACGAACCCAATGGCTTGCTCGCCGCAGGCGGCGACCTCAGCCCCGAGCGCCTGGTCGCGGCTTATCGTCATGGCTGCTTCCCCTGGTACCAGGACGGCCAGCCGATCCTCTGGTGGTCGCCAGACCCACGCACGGTGCTGTTTCCAGACGAGTTGCACGTGTCCCGCTCACTGGCCAAACTGATGCGCCAGGGCCGCTACCAGGTGAGTTTCGACCGCGACTTCGCGGCGGTGATCGCCGCCTGCGCCGCGCCGCGCGACTATGCCGACGGCACCTGGATCACCGATACCCTGCGCGCCGCCTATTGCGAGCTGCACCGACTCGGCATCGCCCATTCGGTGGAGGTTTACCAGGGCGATGAGCTGGTCGGCGGCCTGTATGGCCTGGCCATGGGCCGGCTGTTCTTCGGTGAATCGATGTTCAGCCGTGCCGACAACGCTTCCAAGGTAGGTTTCGTGACGCTGGTGCAGCACCTGCGCCAGGCCGGCTTCGTGCTCATCGACTGCCAGATGCCGACCAACCACCTGCACAGCCTCGGCGCCCGCGCCATCAGCCGGGCCAGCTTCGCCGAGCACCTGGCCAGCTACCTGGACCAACCCAACGGCGCCAGTTGGGTCGCCTAG
- a CDS encoding arginyltransferase, whose translation MTELARLKFYATQPHSCSYLPDEQATTLFLDPSQPMDVHVYADLSEMGFRRSGDHLYRPHCQNCNACVPARIPAARFIPNRQQRRILKRNADLSVTAVRPVFKEEYFDLYRRYIEQRHADGDMFPPSRDQFSTFLVRDLPFCWFYEFRLGGRLLAVAVCDLLPNGLSAVYTFYEPEEERRSLGRYAILWQITEALRQNLEAVYLGYWIKNCKKMNYKTQYRPIELLINQRWVTLN comes from the coding sequence ATGACAGAGCTGGCGCGGTTGAAGTTCTATGCCACTCAACCCCACTCCTGCAGCTACCTGCCGGACGAGCAGGCGACCACGCTGTTCCTCGACCCGAGCCAGCCGATGGATGTGCACGTGTATGCCGACCTGTCGGAAATGGGCTTTCGTCGCAGTGGCGACCACCTGTACCGCCCGCACTGCCAAAACTGCAACGCCTGCGTGCCGGCGCGCATCCCGGCCGCGCGCTTCATCCCCAACCGCCAGCAGCGGCGCATCCTCAAGCGCAACGCCGACCTGAGCGTGACGGCCGTGCGCCCGGTGTTCAAGGAAGAGTATTTCGACCTATACCGGCGTTATATCGAGCAACGCCATGCAGATGGCGACATGTTCCCACCCAGTCGCGACCAGTTTTCTACCTTTCTGGTGCGCGACCTGCCCTTCTGCTGGTTCTACGAGTTCCGCCTGGGCGGCCGGTTGCTGGCGGTGGCGGTGTGCGACCTGCTGCCCAACGGCCTGTCGGCGGTGTACACCTTCTACGAGCCTGAAGAGGAACGCCGCAGCCTGGGGCGCTACGCCATCCTCTGGCAAATCACCGAGGCATTGCGGCAAAACCTCGAGGCGGTGTACCTGGGCTACTGGATCAAGAACTGCAAGAAGATGAACTACAAGACCCAATACCGCCCGATCGAGCTGCTGATCAACCAGCGCTGGGTCACCCTCAACTGA
- the infA gene encoding translation initiation factor IF-1: MSKEDSFEMEGTVVDTLPNTMFRVELENGHVVTAHISGKMRKNYIRILTGDKVRVELTPYDLSKGRITYRAR, from the coding sequence ATGTCGAAAGAAGACAGCTTCGAAATGGAAGGCACTGTCGTCGACACCCTGCCCAACACCATGTTCCGCGTGGAGTTGGAAAACGGGCACGTCGTTACCGCGCACATCTCCGGCAAGATGCGCAAGAACTACATCCGTATTCTCACTGGCGACAAGGTCCGCGTCGAACTGACGCCGTACGACCTGAGCAAGGGCCGCATCACCTACCGTGCGCGCTAA
- the clpA gene encoding ATP-dependent Clp protease ATP-binding subunit ClpA yields the protein MLNRELEVTLNLAFKEARSKRHEFMTVEHLLLALLDNEAAATVLRACGANLDKLKHDLQEFIDSTTPLIPVHDEDRETQPTLGFQRVLQRAVFHVQSSGKREVTGANVLVAIFSEQESQAVFLLKQQSVARIDVVNYIAHGISKVPGHGPNTDSDQDMQDEEGGEASSSSNPLDAYASNLNELARAGRIDPLVGREQEVERVAQILARRRKNNPLLVGEAGVGKTAIAEGLAKRIVDGQVPDLLAQSVVYSLDLGALLAGTKYRGDFEKRFKALLGELRKRPQAILFIDEIHTIIGAGAASGGVMDASNLLKPLLSSGDIRCIGSTTFQEFRGIFEKDRALARRFQKVDVTEPSVEDTVGILRGLKGRFESHHNIEYSDEALRAAAELASRYINDRHMPDKAIDVIDEAGAYQRLQPEANRVKRIDVPQVEDIVAKIARIPPKHVTSSDKELLRNLERDLKLTVFGQDPAIDSLATAIKLSRAGLKAPDKPVGSFLFAGPTGVGKTEAARQLAKALGVELVRFDMSEYMERHTVSRLIGAPPGYVGFDQGGLLTEAITKQPHCVLLLDEIEKAHPEVFNLLLQVMDHGTLTDNNGRKADFRNVILIMTTNAGAETAARASIGFTHQDHSSDAMEVIRKSFTPEFRNRLDTIIQFGRLSHETIKSIVDKFLIELQAQLEDKRVLLEVSDDARGWLATTGYDVQMGARPMARLIQDKIKRPLAEEILFGELAEHGGVVHIDLRDGELVFDFETTAEVA from the coding sequence ATGTTAAACCGCGAGCTCGAAGTCACCCTCAATCTGGCCTTCAAGGAGGCCCGTTCGAAGCGCCATGAGTTCATGACCGTCGAACACCTGTTGCTGGCACTCCTTGACAACGAGGCTGCCGCGACCGTTCTGCGCGCCTGTGGCGCCAATCTCGACAAACTCAAGCACGACCTGCAAGAGTTCATCGATTCGACCACGCCGCTGATCCCCGTGCATGACGAGGACCGCGAAACGCAACCGACCCTGGGCTTCCAGCGTGTGCTGCAGCGCGCCGTGTTCCACGTGCAAAGCTCCGGCAAGCGCGAAGTGACCGGCGCCAACGTGTTGGTGGCGATCTTCAGCGAACAGGAAAGCCAGGCCGTGTTCCTGCTCAAGCAGCAGAGCGTGGCGCGCATCGACGTGGTCAACTATATCGCCCACGGCATCAGCAAGGTGCCGGGCCATGGGCCGAACACCGACAGCGACCAGGACATGCAGGACGAGGAGGGCGGTGAAGCGTCGTCCTCGAGCAACCCGCTGGACGCCTACGCCAGCAACCTCAACGAGCTGGCCCGTGCCGGGCGTATCGACCCGCTGGTGGGCCGCGAGCAGGAGGTCGAGCGCGTCGCGCAGATCCTCGCCCGTCGGCGCAAGAACAACCCATTGCTGGTAGGCGAGGCCGGTGTCGGCAAGACCGCCATCGCCGAAGGCCTGGCCAAGCGCATCGTCGACGGCCAGGTGCCCGACCTGCTGGCGCAGAGCGTGGTCTACTCCCTGGACCTCGGCGCGCTGCTGGCCGGCACCAAGTACCGCGGCGACTTCGAGAAGCGCTTCAAGGCGCTGCTCGGCGAGCTGCGCAAGCGCCCGCAGGCGATCCTGTTCATCGATGAGATCCACACCATCATCGGTGCCGGTGCCGCCTCCGGCGGCGTGATGGACGCCTCCAACCTGCTCAAGCCGCTGCTGTCGTCCGGCGACATTCGCTGCATCGGCTCGACCACCTTCCAGGAGTTCCGTGGCATCTTCGAGAAAGACCGCGCCCTGGCGCGGCGCTTCCAGAAGGTCGACGTCACCGAACCATCGGTGGAAGACACCGTGGGCATCCTGCGCGGGCTCAAGGGTCGCTTCGAGAGCCATCACAACATCGAGTACAGCGACGAAGCCCTGCGCGCCGCCGCCGAGCTGGCCTCGCGCTACATCAATGACCGGCACATGCCGGACAAGGCCATCGACGTGATCGACGAAGCCGGCGCCTACCAGCGCCTGCAGCCGGAAGCCAACCGCGTCAAGCGCATCGACGTGCCGCAGGTCGAGGACATCGTCGCCAAGATCGCGCGGATTCCGCCAAAGCACGTCACCAGCTCCGACAAGGAACTGCTGCGCAACCTCGAGCGTGACCTGAAACTGACCGTGTTCGGCCAGGACCCGGCGATCGACTCGCTGGCCACCGCGATCAAGCTGTCCCGTGCCGGGCTCAAGGCGCCGGACAAGCCGGTCGGTTCGTTCCTGTTCGCCGGCCCCACTGGTGTCGGCAAGACCGAGGCGGCGCGCCAGCTGGCCAAGGCGCTGGGCGTGGAACTGGTACGCTTCGACATGTCCGAGTACATGGAGCGGCACACCGTGTCGCGCCTGATCGGCGCGCCACCCGGCTATGTCGGGTTCGACCAGGGCGGCTTGCTGACCGAGGCGATCACCAAGCAACCGCACTGCGTGCTGCTGCTCGATGAGATCGAAAAGGCCCACCCGGAAGTCTTCAACCTGCTGCTGCAGGTGATGGACCACGGTACCCTGACCGACAACAACGGGCGCAAGGCGGACTTCCGCAACGTGATCCTGATCATGACCACCAACGCCGGCGCCGAAACCGCCGCGCGGGCGTCGATCGGCTTCACCCACCAGGACCACTCGTCCGACGCCATGGAAGTCATTCGCAAGAGCTTCACGCCGGAGTTCCGCAACCGCCTGGACACCATCATCCAGTTCGGCCGCCTGTCCCACGAGACGATCAAGAGCATCGTCGACAAGTTCCTCATCGAACTGCAGGCGCAGCTGGAAGACAAGCGGGTGTTGCTGGAGGTCAGCGACGATGCCCGTGGCTGGCTGGCGACCACCGGCTACGACGTGCAGATGGGCGCACGGCCAATGGCGCGGCTGATCCAGGACAAGATCAAGCGGCCGTTGGCCGAAGAGATCCTGTTCGGCGAGCTGGCCGAGCATGGCGGCGTGGTGCACATCGACCTGCGCGATGGCGAGCTGGTGTTCGACTTCGAGACCACGGCAGAGGTCGCGTAA
- the clpS gene encoding ATP-dependent Clp protease adapter ClpS, translated as MHVLSKIRLTFNQDRPQSHEDGHEDDGAGLAVQEAKPILQAPPMYKVVLFNDDYTPMDFVVEVLETFFNLNRELATKIMLTVHTEGRAVCGLFTRDIAETKAMQVNQYARESQHPLLCEIEKDG; from the coding sequence ATGCATGTACTCAGTAAGATTCGACTAACATTCAATCAGGATCGCCCCCAGTCGCATGAAGACGGGCATGAGGACGACGGCGCGGGTCTCGCGGTTCAGGAGGCCAAGCCGATCCTGCAGGCGCCACCGATGTACAAGGTGGTTTTGTTCAACGATGACTACACGCCAATGGATTTCGTCGTCGAAGTGCTCGAGACGTTCTTCAATCTGAACCGCGAGCTGGCGACCAAGATCATGCTGACCGTCCATACCGAAGGGCGGGCAGTATGCGGATTGTTTACCCGTGACATCGCCGAAACAAAGGCCATGCAGGTCAACCAATACGCCAGGGAAAGCCAGCATCCGCTACTCTGTGAAATCGAGAAGGACGGTTAA